The Glycine soja cultivar W05 chromosome 6, ASM419377v2, whole genome shotgun sequence genome has a window encoding:
- the LOC114415932 gene encoding protein MAIN-LIKE 2-like: MVRTRGLGRALGRVIGRALGREDDHHSDNAHVVEDEPVVVADIHAAGADAGYDVEGFPGRPRDPSVLTEYANHVAVSDRPELKLSSHGRKVQKFGRPAPEIEGLGTATGLSPLITCSIDTSDRGLISAFVERWHRETSSFHLRVGEVSITLDDVATLLYLPIVGAFHTFEPLHVDEVVLMLVKLLEVSGEEARAETA, translated from the exons atggttagaactAGAGGCTTAGGTCGTGCCTTAGGTAGGGTTATAGGTAGAGCCCTGGGGAGAGAGGATGATCATCATTCGGATAATGCCCATGTTGTTGAGGATGAGCCTGTGGTAGTTGCAGACATACATGCAGCTGGTGCAGACGCTGGTTATGATGTTGAGGGATTTCCAGGTAGGCCACGTGACCCATCAGTGCTTACCGAGTATGCTAACCATGTTGCAGTTAGC gaccgtcctgaattgaagttatCCTCCCATGGGAGGAAAGTGCAGAAATTTGGTAGGCCTGCTCCTGAAATTGAGGGCCTAGGTACTGCCACAGGACTAAGTCCTTTGATCACATGTTCAATAGACACTAGCGATCGGGGACTTATATCTGCGTtcgtggagaggtggcacagaGAAACTAGCAGTTTCCATCTTCGTGTGGGGGAGGTTAGCATCACCCTGGATGATGTGGCGACTTTGCTTTATCTTCCCATTGTTGGCGCCTTCCATACCTTTGAGCCTCTGCACGTCGACGAGGTCGTGTTGATGTTGGTGAAGTTACTAGAGGTCTCCGGAGAGGAAGCCAGGGCCGAGACAGCATAG